The following proteins come from a genomic window of Triticum aestivum cultivar Chinese Spring chromosome 6A, IWGSC CS RefSeq v2.1, whole genome shotgun sequence:
- the LOC123129982 gene encoding zinc finger-containing ubiquitin peptidase 1, with protein sequence MISSCPICGHQVLTAELERHANSHFDDDEVQRDMELAQLAMAAELSTSTVVDVPQHSKRPFPNDDSLAQGASSSIIRGPSPYENVLYEQITCLVGAQVRSEIQRIEAGVMNLLRSCLESEGGSSTSIISGHVDHHQSLSSEDKGWGCGWRNIQMMSSHLLRQRPETREVLFGGCGFIPDIPSLQRWLEIAWDKGFDAVGASHFDSKIYGVKKWIGTSECVTLLRSFGVRARIVDFDSTESSSLHGKSGKRVCGPMDKYLIKTSPPPRSSTCELSQEDAENMRGQQVLVDWVWNYFSSKRADMLHNSKNVIISDKTPLYFQHQGHSRTIVGIQKQKGNRGSQDRYNLLVLDPRHRTADLERSLTTKKGWQRLLKRGVHTLRKPQYQLCYVDPGIASSEETEQLKTIDSILIRF encoded by the exons ATGATCTCGTCGTGCCCCATCTGCGGCCACCAAGTCCTGACGGCCGAGCTCGAACG GCACGCGAACAGCCACTTCGATGATGATGAGGTTCAGAGGGACATGGAGTTGGCGCAGCTAGCCATGGCCGCAGAATTGAGCACTAGTACTGTTGTG GATGTACCTCAACATAGCAAGCGGCCGTTCCCTAATGACGATTCTCTTGCTCAAGGGGCCTCATCAAGCATCATCAGAGGCCCATCTCCTTATGAAAATGTACTGTATGAACAAATTACTTGCTTGGTCGGAGCACAGGTTCGAAGCGAAATTCAACGAATTGAAGCTGGCGTTATGAACTTGTTGAGGAGCTGCCTTGAATCGGAAGGCGGCTCATCAACAAGTATAATATCAGGCCATGTTGACCATCATCAGAGTCTTTCATCAGAAGACAAGGGATGGGGATGTGGGTGGAGAAATATCCAGATGATGAGCTCTCATTTGTTGAGGCAAAGACCAGAGACGAGGGAGGTTCTGTTTGGCGGCTGTGGATTTATTCCTGACATCCCTTCACTTCAGAGATGGCTTGAGATTGCTTGGGATAAAGGTTTTGATGCTGTTGGTGCAAGTCATTTCGATAGCAAAATTTATGGTGTCAAGAAGTGGATAGGGACATCAGAATGTGTTACCCTCTTGCGCTCTTTTGGTGTGCGTGCAAGGATTGTAGATTTTGATAGCACAGAATCATCGAGTCTGCATGGTAAGAGCGGGAAACGAGTATGTGGGCCCATGGATAAGTATTTGATCAAGACTAGTCCTCCTCCAAGATCATCGACTTGTGAACTTAGTCAAGAGGATGCTGAAAACATGAGAGGCCAGCAGGTCCTTGTCGACTGGGTATGGAACTACTTTTCAAGCAAGCGTGCTGATATGTTGCACAATTCAAAGAATGTCATCATCAGCGATAAAAC CCCATTGTATTTCCAACATCAAGGTCATTCGAGGACTATAGTTGGGATTCAAAAGCAAAAGGGTAATCGTGGATCTCAAGACCGATATAACCTTTTGGTATTAGACCCTCGCCAT AGAACAGCTGATTTAGAGAGGTCTCTTACAACCAAAAAAGGATGGCAGAGGCTATTGAAAAGAGGTGTTCACACCCTCAGGAAACCACAATATCAG TTGTGCTATGTGGATCCTGGAATTGCTAGTTCAGAAGAAACAGAGCAGCTCAAGACTATTGACAGTATCCTGATCAGGTTCTAG